A genomic region of Fundidesulfovibrio terrae contains the following coding sequences:
- a CDS encoding amphi-Trp domain-containing protein, translating to MGKDTVKVEGVMDMKEVVAYLEDVLAGFKAGSVCMTIGEDCLTLRPRGVMDVSLKMSQKKDKEKFVLEVAWRRADDAAIRIGTPDEAA from the coding sequence GTGGGCAAGGACACGGTGAAGGTCGAGGGCGTCATGGACATGAAGGAAGTGGTGGCCTACCTGGAGGACGTTCTGGCCGGGTTCAAGGCGGGCTCAGTGTGCATGACCATTGGCGAGGACTGCCTGACGCTCAGGCCCCGCGGGGTCATGGACGTGTCACTCAAGATGTCGCAAAAGAAGGACAAGGAGAAGTTCGTCCTGGAAGTGGCCTGGCGGCGCGCAGACGATGCGGCCATCCGCATCGGCACCCCGGACGAAGCGGCCTGA
- a CDS encoding CinA family protein, with protein MEWELMGNMVEALAENLRAKGWWLATAESCTGGLIASELTNVPGSSTWYTGGLVAYSNRIKQEMLDVPGEVLTANGAVSRETVLAMARGAARRFGSQCALAVSGIAGPDGGTPEKPVGTVWIGWCVNGQATAELFLFGGGRLDVKRQSALEAVMGLAARTG; from the coding sequence ATGGAATGGGAGCTCATGGGAAACATGGTGGAGGCCCTGGCCGAAAACCTCAGGGCCAAGGGCTGGTGGTTGGCCACGGCGGAATCGTGCACGGGCGGGCTCATCGCCAGCGAGCTGACCAACGTGCCCGGCAGCTCGACCTGGTATACGGGCGGCCTGGTGGCCTATTCCAACAGGATCAAGCAGGAGATGCTGGACGTGCCCGGCGAGGTGCTCACGGCCAACGGCGCGGTCAGCCGCGAGACCGTGCTGGCCATGGCCCGGGGCGCGGCCCGGCGCTTCGGGTCCCAGTGCGCCCTGGCGGTGTCCGGCATCGCGGGCCCCGACGGCGGCACGCCCGAAAAGCCCGTGGGCACGGTGTGGATCGGCTGGTGCGTGAACGGACAGGCCACGGCGGAGCTCTTCCTGTTCGGCGGCGGCAGGCTGGACGTGAAACGCCAGAGCGCCCTTGAAGCGGTCATGGGCCTGGCCGCGCGCACGGGCTGA
- the serS gene encoding serine--tRNA ligase: MLDMRSVRKNLDVVRQALANRQMNLDMDQFARLDETRRALLTEVEALKSERNASSAEVAKLKRAGQDAAHLMERLSQVSERIKSLDEEVRKADEESEAFLYSIPNIPHESTPVGKDEKDNPVIRTVGEVPSFDFTPKEHWEIGQGLNCLDFDRAAKITGSRFSVLWGGLAKLERALVSFMLDIQTKEHGYTEVAPPYIVNSDSLRGTGQLPKFEDDLFKLNFKDYYLIPTAEVPLTNLHRDETLEEPDLPRAYCAYTPCFRSEAGSYGKDTKGLIRQHQFDKVELVRFCRPEESYDQLELLTGHAEEILKRLGLPYRVIALCTGDLGFSSAKTYDIEVWLPGQNAYREISSCSNFEDFQARRAGIRFKPKGGKSQLVHTLNGSGLAVGRTMVALLENCQQADGTVVLPEALVPYMNGQSVLRP, encoded by the coding sequence ATGCTCGATATGCGCTCGGTGCGCAAGAACCTGGACGTCGTCCGCCAGGCCCTGGCCAACCGCCAGATGAACCTGGACATGGACCAGTTCGCCCGCCTGGATGAAACCCGCCGCGCCCTGCTTACGGAGGTGGAAGCCCTCAAGAGCGAGCGCAACGCCTCGTCGGCGGAGGTGGCCAAGCTCAAGCGCGCGGGCCAGGACGCCGCGCACCTGATGGAGCGGCTGTCGCAGGTCTCCGAGCGCATCAAGTCCCTGGACGAGGAGGTCCGCAAGGCCGACGAGGAGTCCGAGGCCTTTCTGTACTCCATACCGAACATCCCTCACGAGTCCACCCCCGTGGGCAAGGACGAGAAGGACAACCCGGTCATCCGCACCGTGGGCGAGGTGCCGTCCTTCGACTTCACCCCGAAGGAGCACTGGGAGATCGGCCAGGGCCTTAACTGCCTGGACTTCGACCGCGCCGCCAAGATCACCGGCTCGCGCTTCTCCGTGCTTTGGGGCGGACTGGCCAAGCTTGAGCGGGCGCTGGTCAGCTTCATGCTGGACATCCAGACCAAGGAGCACGGCTACACCGAAGTGGCCCCGCCCTACATCGTCAATTCCGACAGCCTGCGCGGCACCGGGCAGCTGCCCAAGTTCGAGGACGACCTCTTCAAGCTCAACTTCAAGGACTACTACCTCATCCCCACCGCCGAGGTGCCGCTGACCAACCTGCACCGCGACGAGACCCTGGAAGAGCCCGACCTGCCGCGCGCCTATTGCGCCTACACCCCGTGCTTCCGTTCCGAGGCCGGGTCCTACGGCAAGGACACCAAGGGCCTCATCCGCCAGCACCAATTCGACAAGGTGGAGCTGGTGCGCTTCTGCCGCCCCGAGGAGTCCTACGACCAGCTGGAACTGCTGACCGGCCACGCCGAGGAAATCCTCAAGCGCCTGGGGCTTCCCTACCGGGTGATCGCCCTGTGCACCGGCGACCTGGGATTCTCCTCGGCCAAGACCTACGACATCGAGGTCTGGCTGCCGGGCCAGAACGCCTACCGCGAAATATCCTCCTGCTCCAACTTCGAGGACTTCCAGGCCCGGCGGGCGGGCATCCGTTTCAAGCCCAAGGGCGGCAAGTCGCAGCTCGTCCACACCCTGAACGGCTCGGGCCTGGCCGTTGGGCGCACCATGGTGGCCTTGCTGGAAAACTGCCAGCAGGCCGACGGGACGGTGGTTCTGCCCGAGGCGCTGGTTCCGTACATGAACGGCCAGAGCGTGCTCAGGCCGTGA
- a CDS encoding sensor domain-containing diguanylate cyclase, with protein MDTHLSRQARHARIHWLFLGLGLLTLGGVIGGNLFQERSRIEAREQERLLFTTRIVQQITDQNLSALAPVLADLSRDWTRGDSGRDFNSRLLTLTDALTGARTLSVLDGQGIIQASSRPELLGFDASQRAYFQSIRQAPDPDRLYVSPPHRTTLGVFAINVSRMIPGPSGELAGVVTATLDPEFFFPLLTSVLDTPDMRADLVHGSGDLFMTAPADETAMGKNLAQPGSFFTQHRESGRGANVFSGRLHSTGEYRMLAVRTIQPPALKLDTPLVVGISRGMSGVFASWRREAFWQGGLFCAAVLLSVLGMAGYQKRQRTHAREMADATRNLAENERFIRTITDNIPGMVAYWGRDLRCVYANPAYFEWFGKSREEMQGIHARDLLGEELYRKNEAYLMSVLEGEPQTFERTLVKPDGSRRYTLNRYIPDFEEGQVRGFFVLASDVTELKNTQTELERRIRELDILAYTDHLTGLANRRHFLARAQEEVGRSTRYGQPLVFLMLDIDSFKDVNDAHGHDAGDAVLTSLAETMRAELRATDLTGRLGGEEFGVLLIQTGFNEGLAIAERLRQAFEHICLESRLGALCFTVSIGLAVFHGSEDSLEKLMKRADLALYKAKAAGRNQVCCTTGG; from the coding sequence ATGGACACTCATCTCTCCCGGCAGGCGCGGCACGCACGCATCCACTGGCTGTTCCTCGGCCTGGGCCTGCTGACGCTGGGCGGGGTGATCGGGGGGAACCTGTTCCAGGAACGGAGCAGAATCGAGGCCCGCGAACAGGAACGTCTGCTGTTCACCACCCGGATCGTCCAGCAGATCACCGACCAGAACCTGAGCGCCCTCGCCCCCGTGCTGGCGGACCTGAGCAGGGATTGGACCCGGGGCGACTCCGGCCGGGACTTCAACAGCCGCCTCCTCACCCTCACCGACGCGTTGACCGGCGCGCGCACCCTGTCCGTCCTCGACGGCCAAGGAATCATCCAGGCTTCCAGCCGGCCGGAGCTGCTGGGCTTCGATGCCAGCCAACGGGCCTACTTCCAGTCCATCAGGCAGGCTCCCGATCCTGACAGGCTCTACGTCTCCCCCCCGCACCGCACCACGCTGGGCGTGTTCGCCATCAACGTGTCGCGGATGATCCCGGGCCCCTCTGGAGAGTTGGCCGGGGTCGTCACGGCCACCCTTGACCCCGAGTTCTTCTTCCCCCTGCTGACCTCCGTGCTCGACACGCCGGACATGCGGGCGGACCTGGTCCACGGCAGCGGCGACCTTTTCATGACCGCGCCGGCCGACGAAACAGCCATGGGGAAGAATCTCGCCCAGCCCGGCAGCTTCTTCACGCAGCACCGCGAAAGCGGCCGGGGAGCCAACGTCTTCTCCGGAAGGCTGCACTCCACCGGCGAGTACCGCATGCTGGCGGTGCGCACCATCCAGCCACCCGCCCTGAAGTTGGATACTCCGTTGGTAGTGGGCATCTCCCGCGGCATGAGCGGAGTCTTCGCCAGCTGGCGCAGGGAGGCGTTCTGGCAGGGCGGCCTGTTCTGTGCGGCCGTCCTTCTTTCCGTATTGGGCATGGCCGGCTACCAAAAGCGCCAGCGCACGCACGCGCGCGAGATGGCCGATGCCACCCGAAACCTGGCCGAGAACGAACGGTTCATCAGGACCATCACCGACAACATCCCGGGCATGGTGGCCTATTGGGGCCGGGACTTGCGTTGCGTGTACGCCAACCCAGCCTACTTCGAATGGTTCGGCAAGTCGCGGGAGGAGATGCAGGGCATCCACGCCCGGGACCTTCTCGGGGAGGAGCTCTACCGCAAGAACGAAGCCTACCTCATGAGCGTCCTGGAGGGAGAGCCCCAGACCTTCGAGCGCACCTTGGTCAAGCCCGACGGCAGCCGAAGGTACACCCTGAACCGCTACATCCCAGACTTCGAAGAAGGGCAGGTCCGCGGATTCTTCGTGCTCGCCTCGGACGTCACGGAACTCAAGAACACGCAAACGGAACTGGAGAGAAGAATCCGGGAACTCGACATCCTGGCCTACACGGACCACCTGACCGGCCTGGCAAACCGGCGCCATTTCCTCGCCCGGGCCCAGGAGGAGGTCGGCCGCAGCACCCGTTACGGGCAACCTCTGGTGTTCCTCATGCTCGACATCGACAGCTTCAAGGACGTCAACGACGCCCACGGCCACGACGCGGGGGACGCGGTGCTGACCTCCTTGGCCGAGACCATGCGCGCCGAACTGCGCGCCACGGACCTGACCGGCCGCCTGGGGGGCGAGGAATTCGGAGTCCTGCTGATCCAGACCGGCTTCAACGAGGGGCTGGCCATCGCCGAACGCCTGCGCCAGGCCTTCGAGCATATCTGCCTGGAGAGCAGGCTCGGCGCGCTGTGCTTCACCGTGAGCATCGGCCTAGCCGTCTTCCACGGAAGCGAGGACTCCCTGGAGAAGCTCATGAAACGCGCCGACCTCGCACTCTACAAGGCCAAGGCGGCCGGGCGCAACCAGGTATGCTGCACGACCGGCGGGTGA
- the hgcA gene encoding mercury methylation corrinoid protein HgcA yields MKELFSKPKESCUPPKGPAVPPDDSCCSAPEQASCLTPPLEAASSCCGTQARALPAIPGYRRWHFVEGFQDTPAGRVPTVKTRLERPDRLGAVLVRLGIGRGSYRVAPGLYAVGSPGPQSPVLVTANYKLSFDSLRKELSGIDAWILVLDTLGVNVWCAAGKKTFGTAELAARIRATGLEKVVSHRKIVVPQLGAPGVAAHEVKAATGFRVVYGPVRASDVRAFLAAGMKAGPAMRRVRFSAGERVVVGLVEFANERRTMAQVAGALFALAGLGSGIFSLSRAWLGLWTGLAAYAVGFLAGNVLTPLALPWLPGRSFAFKGAVAGALAGLCAPFFGPSAWASAGMWLGAVVAGSWYGMNFTGSSTYTSPSGVEKEMRAAIPFQAAGLILAVILWRMGLGGF; encoded by the coding sequence ATGAAAGAGTTGTTCTCCAAGCCCAAAGAGTCCTGCTGACCGCCCAAGGGGCCGGCGGTTCCGCCGGACGACTCGTGCTGCTCCGCCCCGGAGCAGGCTTCCTGCCTCACTCCTCCGCTCGAGGCCGCGTCATCCTGTTGTGGGACGCAGGCGCGGGCTCTGCCAGCGATCCCCGGATACCGGCGCTGGCATTTCGTGGAGGGATTTCAAGACACCCCGGCCGGGCGCGTGCCAACGGTCAAGACCCGCCTGGAGCGGCCCGACCGCCTGGGCGCGGTTCTGGTGCGCCTGGGGATCGGGCGCGGCAGCTATCGCGTCGCTCCGGGGCTCTACGCCGTGGGTTCGCCCGGGCCGCAGAGCCCGGTGCTGGTCACGGCCAATTACAAACTGAGTTTCGACAGCCTGCGCAAGGAGCTCTCCGGGATCGACGCCTGGATCCTGGTGCTGGACACCCTGGGCGTGAACGTGTGGTGCGCTGCCGGGAAAAAGACCTTCGGCACGGCCGAGCTGGCGGCGCGCATCCGCGCCACAGGGCTGGAAAAGGTCGTGTCCCACCGCAAGATCGTCGTGCCCCAGCTGGGTGCTCCGGGCGTGGCCGCGCATGAGGTCAAGGCCGCGACCGGCTTCAGGGTGGTCTACGGTCCGGTGCGGGCTTCGGACGTGCGCGCCTTCCTGGCCGCCGGGATGAAGGCTGGCCCCGCCATGCGCCGGGTGCGCTTCTCCGCGGGGGAGCGCGTGGTGGTGGGTCTGGTGGAATTCGCCAACGAGCGGCGCACCATGGCCCAGGTGGCCGGGGCGCTGTTTGCTCTGGCCGGACTGGGATCGGGAATCTTTTCGCTCTCGCGCGCCTGGCTCGGCCTGTGGACGGGGCTTGCCGCCTACGCCGTGGGCTTCCTGGCCGGAAACGTGCTCACGCCGCTGGCGCTGCCCTGGCTGCCTGGGCGGTCCTTCGCCTTCAAGGGGGCAGTGGCCGGCGCCCTGGCCGGTCTGTGCGCCCCGTTCTTCGGGCCGTCTGCCTGGGCCTCGGCCGGGATGTGGCTGGGGGCGGTGGTGGCCGGGTCCTGGTACGGCATGAACTTCACCGGCTCCTCCACCTACACCTCGCCCTCGGGCGTGGAGAAGGAGATGCGCGCGGCCATTCCCTTCCAGGCGGCCGGGCTTATACTTGCCGTGATACTCTGGCGAATGGGCCTGGGAGGTTTCTGA
- the hgcB gene encoding mercury methylation ferredoxin HgcB has protein sequence MAGLKYIEGVATLRLDEEACTGCGMCREVCPHGVFGTEPGKARIENLDACMECGACALNCREGALSVSQGVGCARAIIHGWITGGPPSCDCGGDGGSTCC, from the coding sequence ATGGCGGGACTCAAGTACATCGAAGGCGTGGCCACCCTGCGCCTGGACGAGGAAGCCTGCACGGGCTGCGGCATGTGCCGCGAGGTCTGCCCGCACGGCGTGTTCGGCACCGAGCCGGGCAAGGCCCGCATCGAAAATCTTGACGCCTGCATGGAGTGCGGGGCCTGCGCGCTCAACTGCCGCGAGGGGGCCCTTTCCGTGTCCCAGGGCGTGGGTTGTGCCCGAGCCATCATCCACGGCTGGATCACGGGCGGGCCGCCGTCGTGCGACTGCGGGGGGGATGGCGGCTCCACCTGCTGTTAG
- a CDS encoding cation-translocating P-type ATPase, which translates to MPREAFDISAYPGLTGEEARKRLRGEGPNEIPSPDKRCLASIVLEVLREPMFLLLMASGTIYLLLGEKTDAAMLLGFVCITITITVFQERKTERALEALRDLASPRALVVRDGQRKRIPGREVVRGDVIVVAEGDRVPADARLLMAMNLSADESMLTGESVPVRKPPSEAPSGDARPGGDDIPFLFSGSLIVKGLGLAEVTATGPSTEMGRIGKALSGVKTESTMLQKETGKIVRAFAAAGLVLCGAVVVVYALTRGSWLGGFLAGITLAMSVLPEEFPVILTIFLALGAWRMSKRNVLTRRMPVLEMLGAATVLCVDKTGTLTQNRMAVSQLRIGGESLDLTGYAPKLPDQFHRLVEYALLASQRDPFDPMEKAIRELGLLPLAGTEHLHDDWTLVQEYPLSCRLLAMSHVWRSPDGREYVIAAKGAPEAIAELCHLPEDEREELAQRVEAMASGGLRVLGVSEATFSASGLPEDHHDFSFSFLGLIGLHDPIRPAVPAAVRECYGAGIRIIMITGDYPGTARNIAAQVGLVDTDGVLVGQDLEKLDDGQLARQLDTVSIFARAVPEQKLRVVNVLKSSGEVVAMTGDGVNDAPALKSAHIGIAMGGRGTDVAREASSLVLLDDDFSSIVEAVRMGRRIFDNIRKAMAYTLAVHVPIAGLSLIPVFFADWPLVLLPVHIVFLEMIIDPACSFVFEAEPEEEDIMRRPPRDPACPLFDRETVLLALLQGVSVLVIVLAVLFFAVRDGHTQEDSRTLAFSTLVVANIALILTNRSWNRSLLSILKRPNRAFWWVLGGAAALLATAVYTPVLRGVFHFEELHARDVALCLSAGAASVLWFEVVKRLRNKPGNGRACGLGV; encoded by the coding sequence TTGCCCCGCGAAGCCTTCGACATATCGGCCTATCCGGGCCTCACCGGGGAAGAGGCCCGCAAACGCCTCCGGGGAGAGGGACCCAACGAGATCCCCTCCCCGGACAAGCGGTGCCTTGCGTCCATCGTGCTTGAGGTGCTGCGCGAGCCAATGTTCCTTTTGCTCATGGCCAGCGGGACCATCTACCTGCTGCTGGGCGAAAAGACGGACGCCGCCATGCTCCTGGGCTTCGTCTGCATCACCATCACCATCACCGTCTTCCAGGAGCGCAAGACCGAGCGCGCCCTGGAAGCCCTGCGCGACCTCGCAAGCCCCAGGGCGCTGGTGGTGCGCGATGGCCAGCGCAAGCGCATTCCCGGCCGGGAGGTGGTGCGCGGGGACGTGATCGTGGTGGCCGAAGGCGACCGCGTGCCTGCGGACGCCAGGCTCCTCATGGCCATGAACCTCTCGGCGGACGAGTCCATGCTCACGGGTGAGTCCGTACCCGTCCGCAAGCCTCCGTCGGAAGCCCCTTCCGGCGACGCCAGGCCGGGCGGAGACGACATCCCCTTTCTCTTTTCCGGTTCGCTCATCGTCAAAGGCCTCGGCCTGGCCGAGGTGACCGCAACCGGCCCGTCCACCGAGATGGGGCGGATCGGCAAGGCGCTCTCCGGCGTCAAGACCGAATCCACCATGCTGCAGAAGGAAACCGGAAAGATCGTGCGCGCGTTCGCCGCGGCCGGTCTTGTTCTCTGCGGCGCCGTGGTGGTGGTCTACGCCCTTACCAGGGGAAGCTGGCTGGGAGGCTTTTTGGCGGGCATCACCCTGGCCATGTCCGTGCTGCCGGAGGAGTTCCCGGTGATCCTGACGATCTTCCTGGCCCTGGGAGCCTGGAGGATGTCCAAGCGCAACGTGCTCACCCGGCGGATGCCGGTTCTCGAGATGCTGGGGGCGGCCACGGTGCTGTGCGTGGACAAGACAGGCACCCTCACCCAGAACAGGATGGCCGTGTCCCAATTGCGGATCGGCGGGGAGAGCCTCGACCTGACCGGGTATGCGCCCAAGCTGCCGGACCAGTTCCACAGGCTGGTGGAGTACGCCCTCCTGGCCAGCCAGCGCGATCCCTTCGATCCCATGGAAAAGGCCATCCGGGAGCTGGGCCTGCTCCCCCTGGCTGGCACGGAACACCTGCACGACGACTGGACGCTGGTGCAGGAATACCCGCTTTCATGCCGCCTCCTAGCCATGTCCCACGTGTGGCGCTCCCCGGACGGCCGGGAGTATGTCATCGCCGCCAAGGGGGCGCCCGAGGCCATCGCCGAATTGTGCCACCTCCCCGAGGACGAACGCGAAGAACTGGCTCAGCGCGTGGAGGCCATGGCCTCGGGCGGCCTGCGGGTGCTGGGCGTGTCCGAGGCCACGTTCAGCGCGAGCGGCCTGCCCGAGGACCACCACGACTTCTCCTTCTCCTTCCTCGGACTGATCGGCCTGCACGACCCCATACGGCCGGCCGTTCCCGCCGCCGTCAGGGAATGCTACGGCGCCGGAATCCGCATCATCATGATTACGGGAGACTATCCCGGCACGGCCAGGAACATCGCGGCCCAGGTCGGGCTTGTCGATACCGACGGGGTTCTCGTGGGGCAGGATCTCGAAAAGCTCGACGACGGCCAGTTGGCCAGGCAGCTGGACACCGTTTCGATTTTCGCCCGGGCCGTGCCCGAACAGAAGCTGCGGGTCGTCAACGTGCTCAAATCGTCGGGAGAAGTGGTGGCCATGACCGGCGACGGGGTCAACGACGCCCCGGCCCTCAAAAGCGCCCATATCGGCATCGCCATGGGCGGCAGGGGGACCGACGTGGCCCGGGAAGCATCCTCCCTGGTGCTGCTGGACGACGATTTCTCCTCCATCGTCGAGGCCGTCCGGATGGGGAGGCGCATCTTCGACAACATCAGGAAGGCCATGGCCTACACCCTTGCGGTGCACGTGCCCATCGCGGGGCTGTCGCTCATCCCGGTCTTTTTCGCGGACTGGCCCCTGGTGCTCCTACCGGTGCACATCGTCTTCCTGGAGATGATCATCGACCCGGCCTGCTCCTTCGTGTTCGAGGCCGAACCCGAAGAGGAAGACATCATGCGGCGTCCTCCGCGCGACCCGGCCTGTCCGCTGTTCGACCGGGAGACGGTGCTCCTGGCGCTCCTGCAGGGGGTGAGCGTGCTGGTCATCGTCCTCGCGGTGCTCTTCTTCGCAGTGCGCGACGGCCACACCCAGGAAGACTCGCGGACCCTGGCCTTCTCCACCCTGGTGGTGGCCAACATAGCCCTGATCCTGACCAACCGGTCCTGGAACCGGTCGCTGCTCTCCATTCTGAAAAGGCCCAACCGGGCGTTCTGGTGGGTTCTCGGCGGAGCGGCAGCGCTGCTGGCGACGGCGGTCTACACCCCCGTTCTACGGGGCGTGTTCCACTTCGAGGAGCTGCACGCCAGGGATGTGGCCCTGTGCCTGTCGGCTGGCGCGGCCAGCGTCCTGTGGTTCGAGGTGGTGAAGAGGCTCAGGAACAAACCGGGGAACGGACGCGCCTGCGGCCTGGGCGTCTGA
- a CDS encoding flavin reductase family protein has product MKTSLGAKTLASPTPTWVVCAYDAAGKPNGATIAWGGICCSKPPCLAISLRAATYTHGCITASKAFTVNVPRQDQAVIADYFGMASGRDTDKFAAAGVSAGKSDLVSAPYLQEFPLVFECALTHVVELGLHTQFVGEIKDVKADPEILTDGKIDMEKLGTVLYSPATRQYFGLGPLLGAGFSIGNAYVK; this is encoded by the coding sequence ATGAAGACATCGCTCGGAGCCAAGACCCTGGCATCCCCCACCCCCACCTGGGTGGTCTGCGCCTACGACGCGGCCGGGAAACCCAACGGGGCCACCATCGCCTGGGGCGGCATCTGCTGTTCCAAGCCGCCGTGCCTGGCCATTTCGCTGCGCGCCGCCACCTACACCCACGGCTGCATCACGGCCTCCAAGGCGTTCACCGTCAACGTTCCCCGCCAGGACCAGGCCGTGATCGCCGACTACTTCGGCATGGCCTCGGGCCGCGACACCGACAAGTTCGCCGCAGCCGGAGTCTCGGCCGGGAAGAGCGACCTGGTGAGCGCCCCGTACCTCCAAGAATTCCCCCTGGTGTTCGAGTGCGCCCTGACCCACGTGGTGGAACTCGGCCTGCACACCCAGTTCGTGGGTGAGATCAAGGACGTCAAAGCCGACCCGGAAATCCTCACCGACGGCAAGATCGACATGGAGAAGCTGGGCACGGTGCTCTACTCGCCCGCCACCCGCCAGTACTTCGGCCTGGGGCCGCTGCTGGGAGCCGGATTCTCCATCGGAAACGCCTACGTGAAATAA
- a CDS encoding nitroreductase family protein, whose translation MDTLDCLFTRRSIRKYTPGAVDPALIGTAIQAAMSAPSAGNSQPWHFVLITERDILDKIPEFHPYAAMARQAQAGILVCADPALEKYPGYWVIDCSAAVENLLLALHAQGLGAVWVGVHPDQGRVENFRKLLGIPESVMPHSFIPIGLPDQPSGRADRYKPERIHRNRW comes from the coding sequence GTGGACACCCTCGACTGCCTGTTCACCAGGCGCTCCATCCGGAAATACACCCCCGGTGCCGTGGACCCGGCCCTGATCGGGACGGCCATCCAGGCGGCCATGTCCGCGCCGAGCGCCGGGAACTCCCAGCCCTGGCATTTCGTGCTGATCACCGAGCGGGACATCCTGGACAAGATCCCGGAGTTCCACCCTTACGCGGCGATGGCCCGCCAGGCCCAGGCCGGCATCCTGGTCTGCGCCGACCCGGCCCTGGAGAAATACCCGGGCTACTGGGTGATCGACTGCTCCGCCGCGGTGGAGAACCTGCTCCTGGCCCTGCACGCCCAGGGCCTGGGCGCGGTGTGGGTAGGCGTCCACCCGGACCAGGGGCGCGTGGAAAACTTCCGGAAACTGCTCGGCATCCCGGAATCGGTCATGCCCCACAGCTTCATCCCCATCGGCCTCCCGGACCAGCCCTCCGGCCGGGCGGACCGGTACAAACCCGAGCGCATCCACCGCAACCGGTGGTAG
- a CDS encoding NAD(P)-dependent oxidoreductase, whose product MKPKVGFAGMGIMGKPMAHNIVKAGFAVSVYNRTKPQPDDVAGAYVADTPLALARENDVLVIMVTGPKAIEAILWGEDGMAAALGQGKKVVNMSTVSPEYTAQIAAKVEATGAVFVDAPVSGSKIPAQQGTLVVLAGGPKDEVEALEPIFAAMGKKTVYCGPAPQGSMMKMAVNLLLSNMMCGLSEMLTFGKAGGLSAETMLEVVLGGPMGCDLFKIKEPLITQRKFLAQFPLKHMAKDLKFVTDTACALRCPAPSAFANLQLFNQGMSKGMGELDFAAVIEVLEGMI is encoded by the coding sequence ATGAAACCGAAGGTGGGATTCGCCGGCATGGGGATCATGGGCAAACCCATGGCCCACAATATCGTCAAGGCAGGCTTCGCCGTGTCTGTCTACAACCGCACCAAACCCCAGCCGGACGACGTTGCGGGCGCTTACGTGGCCGACACGCCCCTGGCCCTGGCCAGGGAGAACGACGTGCTGGTGATCATGGTCACGGGTCCCAAGGCCATCGAAGCCATTCTCTGGGGCGAGGACGGCATGGCCGCCGCCCTGGGACAGGGCAAGAAAGTGGTCAACATGAGCACCGTGTCCCCGGAATACACGGCGCAGATAGCCGCCAAGGTGGAAGCCACGGGAGCCGTGTTCGTGGACGCCCCGGTGTCGGGCTCCAAGATTCCGGCCCAGCAGGGCACGCTGGTCGTCCTGGCGGGCGGCCCCAAGGACGAAGTGGAAGCCCTGGAGCCGATCTTCGCGGCCATGGGCAAGAAGACCGTGTACTGCGGCCCCGCCCCCCAGGGCTCCATGATGAAGATGGCCGTGAACCTGCTTTTGTCCAACATGATGTGCGGGCTCTCGGAAATGCTCACCTTCGGCAAGGCCGGGGGGCTCTCGGCCGAGACCATGCTGGAGGTGGTGCTGGGCGGCCCCATGGGCTGCGACCTGTTCAAGATCAAGGAGCCCCTCATCACCCAGCGTAAATTCCTGGCCCAATTCCCGCTCAAGCACATGGCCAAGGACCTCAAGTTCGTCACGGACACGGCCTGCGCCCTGCGCTGCCCGGCCCCCAGCGCGTTTGCGAACCTGCAACTCTTCAACCAGGGCATGTCCAAGGGCATGGGCGAGTTGGACTTCGCCGCCGTGATCGAGGTGCTCGAGGGCATGATCTGA